One Candidatus Cetobacterium colombiensis genomic window carries:
- a CDS encoding alpha-glucoside-specific PTS transporter subunit IIBC, whose amino-acid sequence MLKFFQRLGGALFAPVLLFPFAGLTVALTIILKNPDFVGSLADPNGLFYKLVYVIEEGGWTVFRQLPLIFAVGLPIGLAKKAHPRACLSVLVTYLTFNYFINAILTFWGPSFGVDFTQSIGGVSGLTTIAGIKTLDTSIVGAIAISGLTIYIHNKFFDTKLPDFLGIFQGSALVGMIAFLAMIPAAYMTCLVWPKVQLGISSLQTLMISSGTFGVWLYTLLERILIPTGLHHFVYGPFIFGPAVVDSGIQVFWAENLSKFANSTLPLKELFPQGGFALHGNSKIFGAIGIALAIYKTAHPDKKKIVSGLLIPATLTAVLVGITEPLEFTFLFIAPFLFAIHAVLAASMAAIMYAFGVVGNMGSGLIEIAAINWIPLFKNHTAVMIAQLGVGMAFIPIYYFVFKYCIERFKLKTPGREDENEEVKLYSKEDFKNKKDVKNANIVVENAYFDQAYSFLQALGGAKNIETVNNCATRLRVTVIDESLVENDATFKAAGAHGVVRKGNAFQIIVGLSVPQVRDCFEDLMNKNLVNA is encoded by the coding sequence ATGTTAAAATTCTTTCAAAGGTTAGGTGGAGCACTTTTTGCACCTGTATTATTATTTCCTTTTGCAGGTTTAACAGTTGCTTTAACGATTATTTTAAAAAATCCAGATTTTGTAGGTTCTTTAGCCGATCCAAATGGATTATTTTATAAGTTAGTATATGTTATTGAAGAGGGAGGATGGACTGTATTTAGACAGTTACCATTAATTTTTGCAGTAGGTCTTCCCATAGGATTAGCAAAAAAAGCTCATCCACGTGCTTGTCTATCAGTTTTAGTAACTTATTTAACATTTAACTATTTTATTAATGCAATTCTAACTTTCTGGGGACCAAGTTTTGGAGTAGATTTTACTCAAAGTATTGGGGGAGTTAGTGGACTAACAACAATTGCAGGTATTAAAACTTTGGATACAAGTATTGTTGGAGCAATTGCAATATCAGGTTTAACTATATACATTCACAATAAGTTTTTTGATACAAAACTTCCAGATTTTTTAGGCATATTTCAAGGAAGTGCCCTTGTTGGGATGATAGCATTTTTGGCAATGATTCCAGCAGCTTATATGACATGTTTAGTTTGGCCTAAAGTACAATTAGGAATTTCATCTTTACAAACATTAATGATTTCTTCTGGAACTTTTGGGGTTTGGTTATATACTTTACTTGAAAGAATTCTTATACCTACAGGACTTCACCATTTTGTATATGGACCTTTTATATTTGGTCCTGCTGTTGTTGATAGTGGAATACAAGTTTTTTGGGCAGAAAATCTTTCTAAATTTGCAAATTCAACATTACCTTTAAAAGAGTTGTTTCCTCAAGGAGGATTCGCCTTACATGGTAATAGTAAAATATTTGGGGCAATTGGAATAGCATTAGCTATATATAAAACAGCTCATCCTGATAAGAAAAAAATTGTTTCAGGTCTTTTAATTCCAGCTACTCTTACAGCTGTTTTAGTAGGGATAACAGAACCATTAGAATTTACTTTCTTATTTATAGCACCATTTTTATTTGCAATACATGCTGTTTTAGCAGCAAGTATGGCAGCTATAATGTATGCTTTTGGTGTTGTTGGAAATATGGGATCTGGATTAATAGAAATAGCTGCAATTAACTGGATACCACTTTTTAAAAATCATACAGCAGTAATGATTGCTCAACTTGGAGTTGGAATGGCGTTTATTCCCATTTATTATTTTGTATTTAAATATTGTATTGAAAGATTTAAATTGAAAACTCCTGGAAGAGAAGATGAAAATGAAGAAGTTAAACTTTATTCTAAAGAAGATTTTAAAAATAAAAAAGATGTTAAAAATGCGAATATAGTAGTTGAAAATGCTTATTTTGATCAAGCCTATTCTTTCTTGCAGGCCTTAGGAGGAGCTAAAAATATTGAAACAGTTAACAATTGTGCAACAAGACTTAGAGTTACAGTTATAGATGAAAGTCTCGTGGAAAATGATGCTACCTTTAAAGCGGCTGGAGCTCATGGAGTAGTGAGAAAAGGTAATGCTTTCCAAATTATTGTGGGACTTTCTGTTCCTCAAGTTAGAGATTGTTTTGAAGATTTAATGAATAAAAATTTAGTTAACGCATAG
- a CDS encoding 6-phospho-alpha-glucosidase, translated as MKKFSILIAGGGSTFTPGIILMLLDNLDKFPIRQIKMYDNDAERQAKVGDACAILLKEKAPEIEFSYTTKPEEAFTDIDFVMAHIRVGKYPMRELDEKIPLKHGVVGQETCGPGGVAYGMRSIGGVIELIDYMEKYSPNAWMLNYSNPAAIVAEATRRLKPSSKVLNICDMPIGIEVRMAEILGLDSRKDMDIMYYGLNHFGWWKSIKDKAGNDLMPKLKEHVAKYGYVAQKGDNQHTDVSWSDTFAKAKDVYAIDPTTLPNTYLKYYLFQDYVVEHSNKEYTRANEVMDGREKFVFGECEKIVKTKTSKGTELHIDEHASYIVDLARAIAFNTKEKMLLIVENNGAIVNFDPTAMVEIPCIVGNSGPEPLVIGAIPQFQKGLMEQQVSVEKLTVEAWIEGSYQKLWQALTMSKTVPSASVAKAILDDLIEANKGYWPKLK; from the coding sequence ATGAAAAAGTTTTCAATTTTAATTGCAGGTGGAGGAAGTACATTTACTCCAGGAATAATTCTAATGTTATTGGATAATCTCGATAAATTTCCAATTAGACAAATTAAAATGTATGATAATGATGCTGAGAGACAAGCAAAAGTAGGGGATGCTTGTGCAATTCTATTAAAAGAAAAAGCTCCTGAAATAGAGTTTAGTTATACTACAAAACCTGAAGAAGCTTTTACTGATATTGATTTTGTAATGGCTCATATAAGAGTTGGAAAATATCCAATGAGAGAATTAGATGAAAAAATTCCTTTAAAACACGGTGTAGTTGGACAAGAAACTTGTGGACCTGGAGGAGTAGCTTATGGTATGAGATCTATTGGAGGAGTTATAGAATTAATTGATTATATGGAAAAATACTCTCCAAATGCTTGGATGTTAAATTATTCAAATCCTGCAGCTATAGTGGCTGAAGCAACTAGAAGATTAAAACCAAGTTCAAAAGTTTTAAATATTTGTGATATGCCAATTGGAATTGAAGTTAGAATGGCAGAAATTTTAGGTTTAGATTCAAGAAAAGATATGGATATCATGTATTATGGTTTAAATCACTTTGGATGGTGGAAATCTATAAAAGATAAGGCTGGAAATGACTTAATGCCAAAGTTAAAAGAACATGTTGCCAAATATGGTTATGTTGCACAAAAAGGAGATAATCAACATACAGATGTCAGTTGGAGTGATACATTTGCAAAAGCAAAAGATGTTTATGCTATAGATCCAACAACATTACCTAATACTTATTTAAAATACTATTTATTCCAAGATTATGTTGTAGAACATTCTAATAAGGAATATACAAGAGCAAATGAAGTTATGGATGGAAGAGAAAAATTTGTATTTGGTGAATGTGAAAAAATAGTGAAAACTAAAACATCTAAAGGAACAGAGCTTCATATAGATGAGCATGCTTCATATATAGTTGATCTTGCAAGAGCGATTGCTTTTAATACAAAAGAAAAGATGCTATTAATTGTAGAAAATAATGGGGCTATTGTTAATTTTGATCCTACAGCTATGGTTGAAATACCTTGTATTGTTGGAAATTCAGGACCAGAACCATTAGTTATAGGTGCAATTCCTCAATTCCAAAAAGGGCTTATGGAACAACAAGTATCAGTTGAGAAATTAACTGTTGAAGCTTGGATAGAAGGTTCATATCAAAAATTATGGCAAGCACTTACAATGTCAAAAACAGTTCCTAGTGCTTCTGTAGCAAAAGCTATTCTTGATGATTTAATCGAAGCAAATAAAGGTTATTGGCCTAAATTAAAATAA
- a CDS encoding MurR/RpiR family transcriptional regulator: MDIDIYKLGEKFNLTESEELALRYIVNNIEKSLEIGVRGVAKECFASTSVVMNLSKKLGYKGFIDMVYRLELELKSTSIEKTITENFCIDFSIQKGMKFRNLLNKTKNKAIFVHGVGFSGPISKYICDKLMILGYFSMMSEYMESVEKNYEEKPLLIVVSKSGETSAILNLCQKAKLKNVPIIVFTGMKNSSMEKCSEITFVIKNSNPLDDRNLEKNDFFGNTILFFEELIEQYLK, translated from the coding sequence ATGGATATAGATATTTATAAACTTGGAGAAAAATTTAATCTAACAGAATCTGAAGAACTAGCTTTAAGATATATTGTAAATAATATAGAAAAATCTTTAGAAATTGGGGTAAGAGGTGTTGCAAAAGAATGTTTCGCTTCAACCTCTGTGGTTATGAATCTATCTAAAAAATTAGGATATAAAGGTTTTATTGATATGGTTTATAGACTAGAATTAGAGCTGAAATCTACATCTATTGAAAAAACTATTACTGAAAATTTTTGTATAGATTTTTCTATACAAAAGGGCATGAAATTTAGAAACCTTTTAAATAAGACAAAGAATAAAGCAATTTTTGTACATGGCGTGGGATTTTCAGGACCAATTTCCAAATATATTTGTGATAAATTAATGATATTAGGATATTTTTCTATGATGTCTGAGTATATGGAAAGTGTTGAAAAAAACTATGAAGAAAAACCTTTGCTCATTGTAGTTTCTAAATCTGGTGAAACATCTGCAATATTAAATCTTTGTCAAAAAGCAAAGTTAAAAAATGTTCCAATAATTGTCTTTACTGGAATGAAAAATAGTAGTATGGAAAAATGTTCTGAAATAACTTTTGTTATAAAAAATAGTAATCCATTAGATGATAGAAATTTAGAAAAAAATGACTTTTTCGGAAATACAATTTTATTTTTCGAAGAACTAATCGAACAGTATTTAAAATAA